The sequence AGGACAATTTGTTCATCAGGGACAGCCTTTATTCAAAATCAATGATGCTGAATTACAGATGGAACTTTTAAAAGCTAATGCTGCTTTGAAACAAACTCAGGCAGATGTCCGTATTGCGGAAGTGGAGCTGAAACAGATTCAGAGTCTTCATGCTAAAAAGTTTGTGGCTAATAATGAACTCGAGCTGGTAAAGGCTAAGCTTTCATCTGCACAGGCTAAGCATGCTTTTGCTGATGCAGAAAAAAGAACGGTACTTCAGAAGATCAGTTTCACTAGGATTACGGCACCTTTTGATGGAGTAATAGATGTGATTCCTCATAAAGATGGAAGTTTGGTGGAAAATGGAACTTTACTGACAACATTATCCCAGCTTAATGAGGTCTACGCTTACTTTTCAATCCCGGAAAATCTTTATTTTGAGCTTTTGGCCAATGACAAGATTGGAAACCATCAAAAGATTGAATTAACCCTGCCAAACGGTGTAAATTATCAGTTTAACGGAGCCTTAAAGACAGCGGAAGGAGAAATCGACAGAACTACAGGATCTATTCGTTATAAAGTCCTTTTCCCAAACCCTGACCGCTTGATTAAGCACGGTACTTCAGGAAAATTGATTATTTCCGAAAATCAGGATAATGCCATTTTGATTCCGCAGAAATCTACATTCTCCATTCAGGATAAAACCTATGTTTTTGTAGTGGATAAACAGAATAAGGTGAAAATGACAAACATTAAGATCGGAAGCACACTGAGGGATTCTTATATGGTGGAAAGTGGTCTTAAAAAAGGAGATTTAATCATTTATGAAGGTACTCAGTCCTTAAAGGATGGTGATATTATTAAAATCAAAAAGAAGTATTAACCTTTCATAATCTTTAAATCAACTTATTATGGTAGAGATGTTTATAAGACGAAAGGTTCTTTCGTTGGTTATTTCCATATTATTTGTATTGCTGGGAATTATGGCTTTATTAAAGATGCCGATTACCCAGTTTCCGGATATTGTACCACCTTCAGTAACGGTAACAGCAAAATATACAGGGGCTAATGCTGAAGTTTCCGCTAATGCGGTTGCTCTTCCAATGGAACGTGCCATCAACGGAGTTCCGGGGATGACGTATATGTCAACAGTAACGTCCAATGATGGGCTTACCCTGATCCAGGTGTTCTTTGAAGTAGGAACAGATCCTGATGTGGCGGCAGTAAACGTTCAGAACAGGGTAACAACCATCCTTGATGAGCTTCCTGAAGAGGTAATTCGTGCCGGGGTAACTACTGAAAAAGAAGTAAACAGTATGCTGATGTACCTCAACATTACGAGTACAGATCCTAGTCAGGATGAGCAATTCATTTACAACTTTACAGATATTAATGTTCTTCAGGAACTGAAACGTATTGACGGAGTAGGACGTGCAGAGATCATGGGACAGAAAGAATATTCCATGAGGGTATGGCTTGATCCGCAGAAGATGGCAGCCTATAATATTTCTGCTGATGAAGTGATTACTTCATTGCAAAAACAGAATATTTCAGCAGCACCCGGAAAAGTAGGAGAAACTTCAGGAAAAACTTCCAGTCAGCTTCAGTATGTAATCAAATATAAAGGGAAATTCTTTGAGCCTAAGCAATACGAAGAAGTTCCGATCAGATCCGATGTAGACGGAACAATTTTAAAGCTTAAGGATATTGCTAAGGTAGAATTCGGGGCAATGAACTACGGAATGGTTTCCAAAACAGACGGAAGACCTTCTGCATCCATTATGATGAAGCAGCGCCCAGGGTCCAATGCATCAGAAGTAATTGAAAGCGTAAAAGCTAAAATGGAAGAATTAAAAGGCACTTCATTTCCTCCCGGAATGGAATTTAATATGGCCTACGATGTTTCCAGATTCCTTGATGCTTCTATCAGTGCAGTATTAACAACCCTTATCGAAGCCTTTATTCTGGTAGGAATTGTAGTATTTATTTTCCTTCAGGACTGGCGTTCTACATTAATTCCTGTATTGGCGGTTCCGGTAGCATTGATTGGAACCTTTGCCTTTATGAATATGATGGATTTCTCAGTAAACCTGTTGACATTATTCGCTTTGGTATTGGCCATTGGAATTGTGGTGGATAATGCCATTGTCGTCGTGGAAGCCGTCCATGTAAAAATGGAAGAAGGGATGAACGCCATGGATGCTACCATCAGTGCTACCAAGGAAATTGCAGGAGCAGTAGTGGCGATCACCATTGTAATGTCTGCCGTATTTATTCCGGTGGCGTTTC is a genomic window of Chryseobacterium nakagawai containing:
- a CDS encoding efflux RND transporter periplasmic adaptor subunit, translating into MSCNKDKKKNNQKEKEVPILEIKEKDTLVSNQFVTDIQAKKNVEMRSRIGGIIQHIYVNEGQFVHQGQPLFKINDAELQMELLKANAALKQTQADVRIAEVELKQIQSLHAKKFVANNELELVKAKLSSAQAKHAFADAEKRTVLQKISFTRITAPFDGVIDVIPHKDGSLVENGTLLTTLSQLNEVYAYFSIPENLYFELLANDKIGNHQKIELTLPNGVNYQFNGALKTAEGEIDRTTGSIRYKVLFPNPDRLIKHGTSGKLIISENQDNAILIPQKSTFSIQDKTYVFVVDKQNKVKMTNIKIGSTLRDSYMVESGLKKGDLIIYEGTQSLKDGDIIKIKKKY